Within the Gloeobacter kilaueensis JS1 genome, the region AGGGCCACGGTTCCCACGTCGCAGGCACGATCGCCCAATCGACCGACAACGGCGAAGGGGTGGCGGGTATCGCCTACCGCGCCCGGATCATGCCCGTCAAAGTCCTCGATCGCTACGGCTCCGGCACCGCCCTCGATGTCGCCGACGGCATCCGCTTCGCCGCAGACCAGGGGGCGAACGTGATCAACCTCAGCCTCGGCGGGCCCGCCGACAGCTCGGCCATCCGCGAGGCAGTCGAATACGCCCGGCATAAAGGGGTGGTCGTCGTCTGCGCCGCCGGCAACGAAAGTTCGCCCCAGGCGTCTTATCCGGCCCTCTACCCGGCCTGCTTGAGCGTGTCGGCGACTGGCCCCGACGGTGCGCTTGCCTTTTACTCCAACTATGGCCGGGGCGTAGACCTGAGCGCCCCCGGCGGCGACAAGAGCACCGGCGGCGACGAGGGCGGTATTCTTCAAAACACGATCGATAGTAGCGGCAATTCGACCTATGCCAGCTACCAGGGCACCTCGATGGCCGCTCCCCACGTCGCGGGGGTAGCCGCCCTGCTCTACAGCGCCGGTATCCACGACGCTGGGGCGATCCGCAAGATTCTGCTCAGCTCGACGCGGCCCGTCGGCCACGACTATCTCAATCAGCACGGAGCGGGCCAGTTGAACGCCGCCCTCGCCCTCGACGCTGTCGATCAGCCGTACTTTTTCTTCCGGGGCGGCATCTGGTGGCTGGTACCGCTCAGCACACTGCTGGTGGGCGTCGTCTTCACGGCCCTGGTAATGATTGCTCGTCCCAGTGGCGGTGGCATCAACGACTTCACCTACGCCGTCGGTTTTATCGTCGCCGGGCTTGGCCTGTTTCCGCTCTCCGCCTTCGGCACCACCTGGGGACCGGAGGGGCTGCTGGCACTGCTTGCCACCCCGCTGCCCAACTGGGACCGGATCTTCTTCGGCAGCCTCCTCAATCCGGTTCTACACAGCATTCTCGTGCCGGGAATCCTCGCTGCCCTGCTTGCCGGTTTTAACTGGGGCCGCTCGCTGGCCATCGGCAGTTGTGTCGGCACCGCCGCCCTGCTCGCCCTGCAGGCGAGTGTGTTTTATACGCCCTTGATGTGGTTTAGCGAAGAGTCCTACGCCCGTGGCTTTTTGGGCGTCAACACCGCTCTTTGCCTGCTTGTGGGCTTCGTCCTGGCGCGAGTAAGCGATCGTTGAGGCGGCGGATTGTCCTGATTCTGGCAGCCCTGTTATCTATGCAGGCTTGCCGCACCCCCGTACCGGAGAAACCCACGATGTACACCGGAACGCTGCGCTTCATCGATATCGAGACGGGCTCCTGGCAACTGGTCACGCCCCAGGGCAAGTACCAGTTGCGCTTCTCAGGACCACCCGCCGACCTTAAAAGCCTCGACGGAAAAACCGTCCAGGTCAAAGGCACCGTCCGCGCCGACCTGCTCACGAGCGCCATGACGGGCAAGGTGCTTGAAGTCGAGACAATCAGCGCCCAGTAGATGCTTGAGGGCAGCGAATCACCGATCGAGCCGCCCGGAGAGCGTGAAAACTTGAATGGTTGCCCGGTCGAGAGCCTGCCAGATTCTCTCCAGCCAGTCTAAGTGCTCCGGTTTCATCAAGCAGGAGCGCAGACAGAGCACGTGGTCGTCGTCGGCTTCCAGGTGAGGCAGGAGCGGCTGCAGCCTTTTTGTCGGCACACGAGCGAGTGCCAGGTGCAGTTGCTCAGTCGCTGCTGCTCGAAAAATCTCTTTACTCAGATAGGAGGTGCGGCTCGCCCACTCCGAATGGTAAACCCAAAGAACGATATCCAGCTCCGGAGCCAGCAGGGGAACAAATCGCCCGTCCTGCTGCAATTTTTCGTAGAGGCCCAGGGCAGCCTGACGCGATTTACCCAGTTGAGCGGCAAAGGCTCCGCCCCTTGTAAGAGGCAGCAGCCTCTGGGTTGCCCAGAGAGCCACCGCTGCCGCCCCCGGACGGGAACATTCGAGGCTGATTTCCCCCAGGTGCAGTGCAGGGGAGGTGAAGTAGGTGTAGGGGCTCTCGTGGGCGTAGAGCCGGCCAACCGCCGGGTCGGCAAAAAGAATGCAGCCGCAACCGTAGGGTTGCAGGCCGTGCTTGTGGGGGTCGATGGCGATCGAATCTACCCGTGACAGGCCATCGTAGGCCGCTCTGGTCGAAGGTTCCAGCCCGTCGATAAGAGTAAAGTAGCCGCCGTAGGCCGCATCGGCGTGCAGCCGGAAGCCGTAGCGAGTCTGCAGTTCGAGGATCTGGTCCACCGGATCGACCGATCCGGCAATCGTGGTGCCGACGGTTGCCACCACCGTGCCGACATCGCCCCGCTGCAACCGCTGCTCCAGCACTTCGATGTCCATGCGCAGCTGCGAGTCGCTTGCGATCGTCTCGAAGGGCAGTCCCAGCACCCCGCAGAGCCGGGCGTGGGTGTAGTGCGCCTGCTCGGAGGCGAGGATTGTCTTACCAGGATGCAGACTGCCTGCTACCCAGAGCGCTTCGAGGTTGGCCATCGTGCCGCCGCTGCACAGGTGACCAAGGTGGGTCTGCCAGCCGAACATTCCGGCAAGGGCCGCTACCGCTTCTTTTTCCATCTGGGAGCTGGCGCGGCCACCGTCGAGGGCGTGGTTATTCGGGTTGATCGCAAGGGCCAGGCTGTAGGCGAGGCGAGCTACCGGATGCGGCGGCTTGATCATCTGCCCGGCGTACAGGGGATGGGCATAGGGGTAATTGTCCTGCAGGCGCAGGGCCACTTCTTCCAGGACAGCACCCACAGCGTCAAAATCTTGTTCGGCTGTGAATTCTGGCAGATCCTTGAACCCTGCTTCCAGTTGGACGAGCGCTGCTTCCAGCAAGGCCAGTTTGCCTTCCAGCATCGATTCGATTCTTTTTGCGGGCAACCGTTCCAGGGTATCAGGACCGTTGCAGCCTAGGCGAAGCTGCGGCCTCCCAATAGCCCAACACCGGCGTTTGCCAGGGCAATGACGATAGCGGCAAGCAGGGCACTACCGAAACCGGCGATGACAAAGCCCTTGACCAGGGCGGCAGCCAATAGCAAACCCAGGGCACTGATCACGAAGGAGAACAGGCCAAGGGTAAGAAAGTTGATCGGCAGGGCGATCAAATTAAGTACCGGCACAACGACTGCATTGATGATCCCAACTACGAGAGCGGCGATCAGAGCGGCTCCGAAACTGGCGACCGTAAAGCCAGGCACGACGTAGGAGACAAGAATCAACACAGCGGCTGAAACCAGCCAACTCAGCAAGAAGTTGATCATAGATTCCTCCTGGGGCGGACAGGTCTATCCTCCCCTATCTCACAAATTTCTCCCTCTATCAGCAGAGGTGCCGAATCTCCGTCGAACGAAACAGCCAGCCAGAATAAAAAAGCCCCCTGACGGGGGCCTGGAGAGGACGAACGACAGACTAATCGATGCGCCGATCGCGGGGCAGATCGCCCTGGGCCGGCTTCTTATCAAGCAGATCCACCTGGCCTTCGTTGTCTACGGTCACCTCCTCGCGGCGGACCGTTTCGGAGACCTCCTGGTTCTGTTGAATCTTGCGCTTATCGATCAGCACCTCCTCGACAACCTCCGGCTGCTTCTCGACGATGACGCGCTCTTCAGTAAGCGGAACATGAATCTCTTCGCTCTTGCTGAAGTTCGGATCGCTGGCCGGGCGATGGGGTTCGACAGCGTGGCGCTCGATCACCAGTTCCTCGCGGGTAGTGGGTACCTGGACCGTCTGGTTTTCGGTGATGACTTCCTTGCGGATATTTACCTCACCGATATTGACCCGCTCCTTGTCTACCCGAAGCTTTTCTTCGCGCAACTCGATGCGCTGGGGAACATCGCCCGTCACAGGTGCGGTAGTTTGGGGTACAGCAGGCGGCGTGACACCGGTAGCGGCCACATTGGTTTCAGCAACTGTCCCGGCAGCGGTGGAGCTGATCGGTGGCTTGATGTTGACGCCGGTATCAGCGCCGTGGCGCTCAAGGATCGCGATTGCATCCGCCCAGCGACCGTCGGCATGGACGGTTACCAATTCGACATCCTCGCCCAGACGACTTCCAAAATAGCGCGCCTGTTCTTCAGTGATTCCCATGTCGATCAGCGTCGAGTACAACTGATCGCTATTGCTGCGGTCTTCAGTGCCAAACAACCGCCCCAGGGTTTCTAAAAAGCCACCTTGATTGCGGCCTGTAACATCCTCGCCTTCTGTCGTGTCGATCTGCCGGTCCTGGAAGCCAGCGGCGCGGAGATCATCGATCGCCAGTTCGGCTTGATCTCGATTGCGAAACAAACCGGCAATCACGTTTCCACGGGCCGGAATTTGATCACTCACAGAATCCATTTTTACCTCCTTTTCGCATGTTAGACAACCGACAAAAGCCTGCCAGGGAAGCTTTTGCCTGTCGGGAATGCGTGTAAACGATTGACTGGAAACAAACCCATCCTGGCACTCGACATCAAGGCAGGTCTCTGCCCAAAGTTGCATCGCAGGGGATGATTTACGGAACTTTACCGTTAAAAGACAACGCTCAAATAACGCTGATTTTCATCAACAACGGATAAGTGTTTGCATGTTCAGCCCAATAAATTTAGAGGACGCTATAAGATCTCGGCTTTTGTTCTACAAGTCCACGTTCAATCGAGTCCGGTAATTCGACTGCATGGCTGCTCAAAAGTGGGCAAACAGTACGCTGTGTAGCTACGCTTTCGCTTGCAACTTCGCCAGCAGGGCCTTCGCTTCTTTAAGGCGTTTGTCGGATCCGTCCGCCGGTTGGAGAATTTGTAGAGCGATCTGCACTTCTTTGAGGGCAGTAGCCGAATCTTGCCGGGCCTGGGCTACCTCCGCCAGTTCGTAGTGGATCTCAGGATCGGCGGGAGCCACCTGCAGGGCTTTCTGGAGAGCATCCTGCGCTTCGGAAAGCTGGCCTGAAAGGCGATAGCAGCGGCCAATGTCGAGGTTGGTGCCGATTTCGGTCGGATTGTTTTTAAGAAACTGCTGGTAATAGCCCAGAGCCTGCCGGTAGTCCCTGCGCAACTCGGCCACCTTGCCGCGAGCAGCCACCAGTCCCAGATCGTCGATCAGGTGGGCCTGGCCGTAGCGCCGGAAAAGCTGCTCCAGCTTTCCAATCAAGGGTTCGGCTCGGTCAGGATCTTCAAGGGCGAGGTACACCTTAAGATAGCCGCTCTCAAGCAAACCCTTAAGCAGAAAGTTCGAGCGGGTCTGGCCCTGCAGACGGGCGAGGGTGGCAAAGGCAACCTCCGGCTGGCCTGCTTCGACGAAGCTATCGATGCGGATGGCCTGATTGAAGAAACTATTGATCGGGCCGCTGGTTTTGCTTATCTGTTCAGAGAGCACCGGCAACTCGGCGATCGCTTGCTTCCACTGGCCCCGCAGGCTGTAGTACTGCTGCAGCCGGGAGTAGATCTGCCGTTTTTCATCGGTCCGCCGGGCACGAGCCAGCAGGGCACGATATTGTTTGTAGGCGGCGTCGAGCTGCCCGCTCAGCATGTCGGTCGTTGCCAGCTCGATCAGCGGTGAGAGGTCGTCTGTATTGATAGCCGCCGCCTGCCGGTAGTAGGAGCGCGCCCGGTCGAACTGGCCGATGGTCCGGTAGATGTCGGCGATCTCTTCGTAGGCCCCTGGCCGGTCGTTGCTCTGCTCGCCGTACTGCTGGAAGGTGGCAATCGCGTCGCTGGTGCGCCCGAGCCGCAGCTGAGCCTCAGCGATTTTAGACAGATAGTGGGCTTCCCCCGGATCCAGTTCAATCATCCGTCGGAAGGCGTCGATCGCCTTTGGCCACTGATTGTTATCCAGGTAGTGCTTCGCAAGCGTCAGTTGGGCTTTGAGATCGTCCGGATAGAGAGCTGCCCACTGCTGTGCAGCCCGGTCCGCTTCTTCTGACCGGCCATTGACCCAGTTGCCGCTTTTGAGAATGAACTGCGAGCGCTCAGTGAGCTTGAAGGCATAATGTTCTGCCTGCTGGTAGGCGCGTTCGGACTTTTCGGGGTGGCCGGCGAGCAGGGCGCTTTCGACCTGTTCGAGGTGGGCCATTGCAAAGGACGGATCGGCGGCGATGGCCTGATCGAGTTGCGTCATTGCTCCTGAATAATCTCCGTCGAACTCGCGAAGATTTTTGGCCCGCGTGTAGTGTTCAAAAGCGGGCAGTGAACGGGTCAGCACTTCGGTCACTGGAAAATCGGTGATGTCTTGAATATGCTGTTCGGGCACCTCGACGTCGCGCTTGAGTTGAACCGATAGATCGTCGAGCAGATCGAACAGGTCCGGTCCTTTGTAAGTTCGGCGGGTGAGGCGCTTGACTCGCGCCGCGTCGTAGAGGTCTACGCGGACGATGTATTCTTCGGCTTTTTTGCTGAAGGTGCCTGTAACGATGTAGTTGAGCCCGTAATAGTTGGCAATCCGCCGCTCCAGGCCCAGGGGAAGCGGGTCTTTGTACGAAAAACCGACTTCTTTGAGTTTTTCGGAATAGTCGTAGCTGTCCTGGACGCTCAAGTAGAGATCTTGCGAAAGATCGGTCTGCAGCGCAATCGCAATCCCCTGCCGCAGCCAGTCGAGATTCTTATCGGAGCTGGCATTCTCGAAGTAGGCGAGGGCCAGGCGCTTGCGGAAAGCGCTCTTGGGCACCTCGCGCTGGACGGTACGGCCACTGCTGTCTTGAATGGTGACGGTCTGGTTGATGCTGCCCAGCTCCTTGCCCTGAAAGTTGGCCCAGAGGACGACCGCCGCGACAAGCAGGTTGACGGGCACGCCAATTTTCTCCCACCACGTCCAGTGCTCCTCTTCGCCGCCCCGGCAGTAAGCGAGGATGAGCATCGTCGGAACGAAGAGCACGACCAGATAGGCGACAAAATCGGTGAGGGACGAAGAAAGCGCGTAGCGGTTGGTCAGCCAATCGACGAACTGGACCAGCCCCCAGCCGACACCAGCGTAGGCCACCGCCACCTGGGGCACCTGGCGGCGCACCAGGGCGCTGAAAACTGGCAGTTGTTTTCCCTGGCCAACCTCGAAGGCCGGTAGCAGCTTCGCCATACACCGCCGGGACGCGAGATCTCCCCAAGCTTAGTCGATGTCTTATCTGGGCAATAGTCTAGGAGGAACTGACGACAGCCACCGGGCAACTGGCCTGACGCAAAAGTGTATCGACGCGGTGGCCAAAAAAGGCACGGCCTGTGATCGGTCGGATGTTGCTGCCCAAGACGATCAGATCGACGCCTTCGGCGCGGGCAAAGTTGAGGATTTCTTTTTCGGGGCTGGTCCCCTTGAGCACGGCGGTGTTGACTTGAGCACCGAAGCCGCGACCGATGTCGGCCTGCTGATCGACGATCTGCTGGGCAATGTCGATAGCTGAAAGCAGATTGTCCTGATCGACGTAAAAATCGTCGAACTGCGGCAGGTTGACGACGTGGACGAGCGTAACCAGCGCCCCGATCTGGGCGGCGATTGTGCTTGCCACCTCGACGGCGTGCTTGCTGTACTCGGTACCGATCGTGGGTACTAAGATGTGGCGGATTTGTTGCTGCTCGATCGGGCAGTACTCGCCCTCGGGCACCGGCAGGTGCGACTTGACCACCAGTGTCGGGCAGGGTGCTTCCTGGACGATGCGATCGACAAGGGAGTTGAACAGGCTGCCGTCGCCGCGACTGGTGCGCTGTTCGGTAGCACCGAGCACCAGCAGGTTGTAACCCTTGGCCGCCTCCCGCAGGATCACCTCCGCCGGATCGCGCCCCGATTCGACCCGCGTCTGGAGGTCCGCAGGCAGATGCATCTCGTCGGCGACGGCTGCAAAAGCTGTCTCTGCACTCGAATTGTTCGGCGGGGTCTTTTTTTTGCCGGGGCGGTCGCTGCACTCGGCGTAGAGGGCGGTCACCTCCAGTTCGTTCTGCTGAGCCATGTGGCTTACCAGTTGGGCGGCGAGCTGGACGTTGGTGCCGCCACGGGTGGGCACCAGCACCCGGCGGACGCTCTTGATGAAGCTGCGGCTGGCCAATTCTTCCATCTGCAGCCGCTTTACCTCTTCGTCGCCCATCTTTACCTTCGAGAGCGCCCAGCGCAGCAGGGGCGGGGCCATCAGCGAGGTGATGATCGCCACCATGACGATGATCGTGTACATCTGCAGGGTGAGAACACCCAGAGACAGGCCGATCGTGGCGACGATGATCTCCATCGCCCCGCGTGCGTTCATCCCGGAACCCAGGGCAATCGCCTCCCAGTGGCTGAGCCTGCCGCCCAGGCGCGAGCCGAGATAGACGCCCACAAACTTGCCGAGGCAGGCGATGGCGAGCACGATAAGCCCGATCGTGAGCGTCTCCGGCTCGAAAAGCTTGATCAAATCGACTTTTAGACCGGCGACGGCAAAAAAGATTGGAGCTAGAAAACTGGCAGTGATCACTTCGAGGGTATGGCCCGCCTCGCGGCTGAAGCGCGGAGCCTGACCGACCAGGATGCCTGTGACAAAAGCGCCGAGGGCCGCCTCGATGCCCAGTTGATGGGTGAGGGCGGCTGCTAAAAGAGCAACGATAATCACCGTCGAGAGCGACGCGCTCACCCCGCCCAGCTTGTCGTCTACCCAGCGCAAAATCCAGGCAATCGCCGGCCTGCCGACGGTAAAGGCAATCGCCAGAAACACCAGCGCCCCGCCTACCGAAGTTGCCACCGAGACGAAGTTGATCGTGCCGCTACTGGCCAGACCGGCCACGACCGAGAGCAAGATCCAGCCGATCGTGTCGTCGGTCATCCCCGAGGCGAGGGTGATCTGACCGATGTCGCGGCGGATGAGCTTGAGATCGATGAGCACCTTGGCGATGACCGGAATGGCGGTGATGCTCATCGCCGTCGCCATAAACAGGCTAAAGACCAGTCGGTGCTCCGGGTTGGCGAGCACGCTCGCAGGCAGGAGCATCCCGAGACCAAAGCCGCTTGCAAACGGCAGCAAGATGCCCCCGAGGGAGGTAAATAGCGCCGTCTTGCCCTTGCTGATGATCAAGTTGAGGTCGGTCTCAAGGCCCGTCGCGACGAGCAAGAACAGCACCCCCAGCCAGGAGACCACCGAGATCAGATCCGCTTGAATCTGGCTTTTTGGAAAAATGGTTGCTTGAAGCTGGGGTAAAAACAAACCAAAAACCGAGGGACCGAGGACGACGCCCGCCAGCAGTTCGCCGACGACGGGAGGCAGATCCAACCGGCGCATCAACTCTCCGAGCCCCCGCGCTGCAAAAAGCAATACCGCCAGTTGCAAAAGAAGCAGCAACAGCTCGTGGTGCCCGAGGGGCTTGAGTGGGCCATTTTGAACCGTCGTAGCGGCAAAGAAGGCGAGCGACTGCAGGGCTGCTTCCACGGTGTCGGCCTCCGGTAATGGCAAAAAGAAACCCCCTTGCGCCGGGCAGGCGGACAGGGGCTCCTGCACATGTTATCAAGCCCACGCCAGGGACGATATCAGCGTCGAGACAGATCTCAAGTCTTCCTGGGCACTGTACCGAGCCGGTGGGTATTGGCAAAGACGTGATAAAAAGCCTGGGAGAGTTTGGCGATGAGCTGGTTGGCGCGGCGGTCATTGTGGGGACGCTCCACCAGGGCTGTTGCCAGATAGCGCCGTCCGTCCGGCGTGGTGACAACCCCGACATCGCCCACCATCTTGCCAATGTCGCCGGTCTTGTGCAGAATCCGCGCCCCCGGCCCGAGGCCCATCGGCAACAGCGAGCCGATGCGGGTGCGGCCCATCAGACCGTAGGCGACGGTGCGGCCCTGGGGGCTCGTAAGCTCGCCTCGGTCCAGTTCGCTCATCAGCAAAGCGAGGTCGCCGGGGCTGGTGGTGTTGGTGCCCTCCAGATCCGGCAGCGGGGCGTTGATGACGGTGCGACGCAGACCCCAGCGCCGGAACTGCTCGTTGAGGTAAGCGGCCCCGCCCAGCCGGTCGATGATCATGTTGGTGGCAGTGTTGTCGCTGCGGATGATCATCAAGGTGGCGACCGCCAGCACACTCATGCGCGTGCCGTTGGGCCGGTACTGCAGCCAGCCGGAGCCGCCGCCTTTGTGGGCAGCTTTGAGGGTGAGAACCTCGTCGAGGCGCACACTGCCGCCATCGACCTGGCGCATCAGCTCGACCAGGACCGGCACCTTGATCACACTCGCCGCACTGAAGCTCTCGTCCGCCGCCATCTGGGCATAGGCTCCAGTGGCCGGGTCAAAAAACAGAAAACCCGAGCGCAGGCGCGGCTGCTGGGTAAGCTTGTGCATCGCCGCTTCGAGGGCGACCAGTTGCTCACCCCGCGCCAGTTCAGGCCGGGGGAGGTACTGGCTATCGACGATTGCCTCGGGGAGCACCTGCAGATCGAGGGGAACGGTCGCACCGGCAAACAGACCCAGGTTCTGCAGGGTGTGGCTGAGCTGGAATAGCAGCACAGCGCAGCCGCCACTTAGAACAAGCAACACCGCTCCCCGGCGCAACCAGCGCTCGGTGGGCGATTGTCGGCGACGACGGGGACGAGGAATTTGAAGATCGCTGGCAACTTCTTGCAAGGTGGCGGTCCCGAACAGTTAGTAAATAATCTAAGGGATAGTGCCCCATTTTTTGCCAGCAATCTCCAGATATTGGGTGAAACAATAGCCCCGGCGTCATTACAACACCGGGGCTACCGTGGATCGGGTGGAGGGTCGGACTAAAGCTCGATCAGGAGGGCGAACGTGTCGAGGTCGATCAGCCCCAACTTCCAGAGCACGATAGGCAGGGTACCCTGCCAGAGCTGAGCCAGCTCGCGCACCCGCGCCAGTTGCGCCTCGGTGATGAGCTTGCTGGCGAGCAGATAGTTTTCGGCGGCGGAAGTTTCCATGACAGTCGGGGTGGAGAGGGTTAGCGGCGACAGCCCGTGCGGGGGCGGTCGAGGATCGTCAGAGCGACAAGAGCGATACCGATGAGCAGCAGTTCCATGATCGTGTGGGTTAGCGTGCGCTACCTAGGCATGATGCCCGAAGCGGTTAAACGACAAGAGGGCGATCGGCGAACGGATGGCTGCGCTTGAGCGCAGTTGAGAGAGTCCACTGGCTATGTCCTTGTGAGGATGAGGCGTACCTGCATTCTTCCTAGGATGAATCCCAGTGGGAGTATGCAGCGACCTGGAGGTATCATGCTGTATTTGTTCGGCTATCAATTTAAAGATTCAGTAAAGGCCAATCCGGAGCTGGTGCGCTTCATCGACGAATGCAAGCCCCAGGCCCATGTGATGGAAAATGTCTGGCTCCTCGACAGCAGCGACCTGCCCTTCAATCTGCAGCGCCAGCTCAAGGAATACGTCGGGGTGGACGATGAGTTCTATCTGGTCGATGTTTCCAAATCCATCGTCGCCTGGTCTGGGCTCGAAGGCGAAATTGCCGATTTCATCGAGCGCTTTACCGAGCCGGTCGAACAGGATGTGAGTAGACGCTTGCTGACGATCGCCAGCGATGGCCCGGTTGATCTTGAGCAACTTGGCAACCTGGCGGATTCTAAGCCCCGGCCTCTGCTGGCCAACCTCTGGCAGGTCGAAACCACGACTACGCCCGAGCAGGTCGTCACCGCATTGCGCGGCAGCCTTGCCGAAGGGGGACGGTTGCTGGTAGCGGATGTGTCCCTCGCTCCAGCGGCCTGGTCCCACCTGCCGGAGGACTCGGCCTACGCCGCTGTCGCCTATACGCGCACCGAGCAGGGCTCCGATCAGGTGCAGGAATTCTAGGTCACGGGTGCTAATCTCCTGGCAGATGCCGGGATCACCCAGACTCGATGAATCTACCTTCTTTTTTGTGGCTCTGGCGCGCCGCTGCCTGGTCGATGGGACTGTCGCTGGCGGTCTATGGGTTATTGGCCCTGAGCGGCGGCACTCTATTCTGGGGCAAGTTGCCCGGTTCTAAGCGCCGTCCCCTGCGCACCCTGCATCTGGCACTCGGCAGCAGCCTGGTCAGCCTCACCCTGTTTTTGCTGGCGATCGGGATCGTCGGTACTCTCGGCCACTTCGGTTCCCTCGGCCACTCCGCCCACCTGGGAGCTGGGCTGGTGGTCGTTGCTCTGGTCACGACGAGCGCCTTCAGCGCCCTGGGGATGGTGCGCGCCCGCCCCTGGGCCAAGCAAGTCCACCTGACAGCCGCTCTCCTGTTGCTGGCAGGCTACGGGGCGGTACTCGTCACCGGTTGGCAGGTCGTCCAAAAATATCTGCCCCACTGATGTCCGGTGCTGTGCGGTTCGCCCCCGCTGTGCGCTGAACTAACGTTCTCGCTTTCGACTGAGCTGAAATAAGACGAAGCCCATGTTGTTGCTGTCATGCTTCGATCGTCGCGCCGGGGAGCAGTCCTGGTGCTCGCACTGCTGTTGGGACTGGTCGTTAGCGTCGTTGCTGTAGCAGCGCTGCTGCTTTCAAGCCAGCTTGCGACCGCCACCAGTACCAGCCGCGATCAGGCGGAGGCTTTGCGCCTGGCGGAAGGAGCGAGCGAACTGGTGCGCAACAAACTCCTCGAAGATT harbors:
- a CDS encoding DUF2949 domain-containing protein, which gives rise to METSAAENYLLASKLITEAQLARVRELAQLWQGTLPIVLWKLGLIDLDTFALLIEL
- a CDS encoding serine hydrolase, which produces MQEVASDLQIPRPRRRRQSPTERWLRRGAVLLVLSGGCAVLLFQLSHTLQNLGLFAGATVPLDLQVLPEAIVDSQYLPRPELARGEQLVALEAAMHKLTQQPRLRSGFLFFDPATGAYAQMAADESFSAASVIKVPVLVELMRQVDGGSVRLDEVLTLKAAHKGGGSGWLQYRPNGTRMSVLAVATLMIIRSDNTATNMIIDRLGGAAYLNEQFRRWGLRRTVINAPLPDLEGTNTTSPGDLALLMSELDRGELTSPQGRTVAYGLMGRTRIGSLLPMGLGPGARILHKTGDIGKMVGDVGVVTTPDGRRYLATALVERPHNDRRANQLIAKLSQAFYHVFANTHRLGTVPRKT
- a CDS encoding DUF4079 domain-containing protein, which translates into the protein MNLPSFLWLWRAAAWSMGLSLAVYGLLALSGGTLFWGKLPGSKRRPLRTLHLALGSSLVSLTLFLLAIGIVGTLGHFGSLGHSAHLGAGLVVVALVTTSAFSALGMVRARPWAKQVHLTAALLLLAGYGAVLVTGWQVVQKYLPH